One Molothrus aeneus isolate 106 chromosome 6, BPBGC_Maene_1.0, whole genome shotgun sequence genomic window carries:
- the EIF5 gene encoding eukaryotic translation initiation factor 5 — translation MSVNVNRSVSDQFYRYKMPRLIAKVEGKGNGIKTVIVNMVDVAKALNRPPTYPTKFFGCELGAQTQFDVKNDRYIVNGSHEANKLQDMLDGFIKKFVLCPECENPETDLHVNPKKQTIGNSCKACGYRGMLDTNHKLCTFILKNPPESGDTGTGKKEKEKKNRKGKDKENGSVSSNETLPPPPPEEITPPQVVEEEDDDDWGEDTTEEAQRRRMDEISDHAKNLTLSEDLERTVEERVNLLFDFVKKKKEEGVIDTSDKDIVAEAERLDVKAMGPLVLTEVLFDEKIREQIRKYRRHFLRFCHNNKKAQRYLLHGFECVVAMHQSQLISKIPHILKEMYDADLLEEEVILGWAEKASKKYVSKELAKEIRVKAEPFIKWLKEAEEESSGNEEEDEDENIEVVYSTTASVPKVETVKPANNKDDDIDIDAI, via the exons ATGTCTGTCAACGTCAACCGCAGTGTTTCAGATCAGTTCTATCGCTACAAAATGCCCCGTCTGATTGCCAAG gtgGAGGGCAAAGGAAATGGAATAAAGACGGTTATAGTCAACATGGTTGACGTTGCAAAGGCGCTTAATCGGCCTCCAACGT ATCCTACCAAATTTTTTGGTTGTGAGCTGGGAGCACAGACCCAGTTTGATGTTAAGAATGACCGTTACATTGTCAATGGATCTCATGAGGCGAATAAGCTGCAAGACATGTTGGATGGATTCATTAAAAAATTTGTTCTCTGTCCTGAGTGTGAGAATCCTGAAACTGATCTG CATGTCAATCCTAAGAAACAAACTATAGGTAACTCTTGCAAAGCCTGTGGCTATCGAGGCATGCTTGACACAAACCATAAACTCTGCACGTTCATTCTCAAAAACCCACCTG AAAGTGGTGACACTGgtacaggaaagaaagaaaaggagaagaagaacagaaaaggcAAGGACAAAGAGAATGGTTCTGTGTCCAGCAATGAGACACTTCCACCCCCACCACCAGAGGAGATTACTCCTCCACAGGTTGTG gaggaggaggatgatgatgacTGGGGTGAGGACACAACAGAAGAAGCCCAGAGGCGTAGAATGGATGAAATCAGTGACCATGCGAAGAACCTCACACTTAGTGAAGATCTGGAAAGAACTGTAGAAGAGAGAGTCAACTTACTATTTGATTTTGTAAAG aaaaagaaggaagaaggtgTCATCGATACTTCTGACAAAGACATTGTAGCAGAAGCAGAGAGACTGGATGTAAAGGCCATGGGCCCACTTGTTCTCACTGAAGTCCTTTTTGATGAAAAGATTCGTGAACAAATCAGGAAATACAGACGTCACTTCCTTCGT TTCTGCCACAACAACAAGAAAGCTCAGAGGTACCTTCTCCATGGCTTCGAGTGTGTGGTAGCTATGCATCAGTCTCAGCTTATTTCAAAAATACCACATATTTTGAAGGAAATGTATGATGCAGATCTTCTGGAAGAAGAAGTCATCCTTGGCTGGGCAGAAAAG GCCTCAAAGAAATATGTTTCAAAGGAGCTTGCCAAAGAAATCCGTGTCAAAGCAGAACCGTTTATTAAATGGCTAAAGGAAGCTGAAGAAGAATCTTCCGGTAATGAAGAAGAGGATGAAGATGAAAACATAGAG GTGGTGTACTCCACAACTGCCAGTGTACCTAAAGTTGAAACTGTGAAGCCTGCAAACAATAAAGATGATGATATCGATATCGATGCCATTTAA